From Alteromonas australica, one genomic window encodes:
- a CDS encoding helix-turn-helix domain-containing protein codes for MFILVGIKRSITSVMLDSGFQTKSSFNKEFKTLKNLSPSEYREKQMSKLK; via the coding sequence GTGTTCATCTTAGTGGGGATAAAACGGTCAATTACATCAGTTATGCTTGACTCCGGATTTCAAACGAAGTCCAGCTTCAACAAAGAGTTTAAAACGCTTAAAAACCTATCACCGTCTGAATACCGAGAAAAGCAAATGAGTAAATTGAAATGA
- a CDS encoding serine hydrolase domain-containing protein, which yields MKRLLYRFVALSLGFASPLAFSADAAPVSDMEQVLKNLVEENQLIGTQFVAIVNEEGLVSFDKFSQETLHFDENSQFLIASHTKAMTSTLAALLHANEEIDLNKPVVGYNKNLITNHKVDAQSITLKQLLTHTSGFTSIQHSFKTAYLGYADQAELVNALNFNTLVAPNKGFRYSNTGPIVAAMAFESTLGKPWQNLLNERIFSPLGMTNTTHEVPDKIFPSIVTANNGTRFLQGHFKTNQTMHASGGLTSTVADLSRWLQANIKQSLGNEKDSKLFELMHSKQVEQDRQYFTYQRTGYTLGWDVAQYNTETLLTRFGTYAGYSIHVSFMPEKKIGVISFTNQDIAFLLPHVIANYAYNTMLSKDNAQSLLAEESQRLKQFVDKQRLSAPSPSQIVPADGKVNSLIGSYLNTQNWPQMTIYVEDNQIKVSWGVLEGVLLNVDGEYVAHFGSISRPITTSMNDDGEFMLTNGSLVYQQQ from the coding sequence ATGAAAAGATTACTATATAGGTTTGTCGCGCTTTCACTGGGTTTTGCAAGCCCTCTAGCATTTTCTGCTGACGCAGCTCCGGTCTCAGATATGGAGCAGGTTCTTAAAAATCTGGTAGAGGAGAATCAGTTAATTGGTACACAATTTGTGGCAATCGTGAACGAAGAAGGGTTGGTGTCTTTTGACAAATTTTCACAAGAAACGCTACATTTTGACGAAAATAGTCAATTTTTGATTGCCTCACATACCAAAGCGATGACCAGCACTTTGGCGGCATTATTACATGCAAATGAGGAAATTGACTTAAACAAGCCAGTCGTTGGCTATAACAAAAATCTCATCACTAACCACAAGGTAGATGCACAAAGCATCACCCTTAAGCAGCTGCTCACACACACTAGCGGCTTTACCAGTATTCAGCATTCATTTAAAACCGCTTACTTAGGGTATGCCGACCAAGCCGAACTTGTTAACGCTCTAAATTTTAATACATTAGTTGCACCCAATAAGGGGTTCCGATACTCAAACACAGGTCCGATTGTTGCGGCTATGGCGTTCGAGTCAACGTTAGGGAAACCTTGGCAGAACCTGCTCAATGAACGTATTTTCTCACCACTTGGAATGACAAATACCACTCATGAAGTTCCCGACAAAATATTTCCCTCGATTGTCACCGCAAATAATGGCACAAGATTCCTGCAAGGACACTTTAAAACTAACCAAACTATGCACGCATCTGGCGGGCTAACGTCTACAGTCGCTGACCTCAGCCGCTGGCTGCAAGCCAATATTAAGCAAAGCCTAGGAAACGAAAAAGACTCGAAGCTATTTGAATTGATGCACAGCAAACAGGTTGAGCAAGACCGACAATATTTCACTTACCAGAGAACAGGCTACACGTTAGGCTGGGATGTAGCACAATACAATACTGAGACCTTGCTAACACGCTTCGGCACTTATGCGGGGTACAGCATCCATGTCTCGTTTATGCCTGAGAAAAAAATTGGCGTAATCAGCTTTACCAATCAGGATATTGCCTTTCTCTTACCACACGTCATCGCTAACTACGCATACAACACAATGTTGTCTAAAGACAATGCCCAGTCGCTCCTTGCTGAAGAATCACAGCGGTTGAAGCAGTTCGTTGACAAACAACGACTGTCTGCACCTTCTCCATCGCAAATCGTGCCTGCAGACGGCAAGGTTAACAGTCTAATTGGTTCTTACTTAAATACGCAAAACTGGCCGCAGATGACAATTTATGTTGAAGATAATCAGATAAAGGTAAGTTGGGGCGTATTAGAAGGTGTTCTTTTGAACGTTGACGGTGAGTATGTCGCTCATTTTGGTTCCATATCACGCCCTATTACCACATCAATGAATGATGACGGTGAATTCATGCTAACAAACGGTTCACTGGTATACCAGCAACAGTAA
- a CDS encoding DUF262 domain-containing protein, which translates to MNFQAEPVTINALLSVSKQYFIPRYQREFSWTKENIDELWSDLINSIIQTESGYECEEYFIGTLVLAGPDDSFEIEVVDGQQRLTVITMLISALCRALNSIGVVRAAQSTFETYIKGSDRRGNEFAKLDKRSSTNYFQLLVQDLEPHQCIPQSEEDTLVKNAFDQIAKLVGKPSLKKLFGLTGKVSNEKYIEILNILLDLIVDHLKVIRVNVLNSDDAYTIFEILNARGINLSPVDLIKNKVLQEWGTTYPIDFAKDRWNGIVSTLSSREISVGLEEYTIHHWTTKFAYTSKRNLYKAFKKQWDGGNLIAEDYLQELHDDCLSYIKIVSPLSTDWPQADQRDIFNSLSALRVFNVSIMRSFLLSLFKARNRGILKQAKLIDTLKKIENFHFMFNSICSLRPSGIEGTYAKSARKLSNTSDSREARETIDELLTTLSQKKPTQENFIDKFNKLQFVNGNTSHKKLIQYIFIKFERSLRNSNEFEPSDLSIEHILSQSTSDINKEIIGSIGNLLPLGQSWNGQANVSDFSIKKQIYQNSDYRIVEEFLASETQDHWTPENISTRTNTLALRAYTDVWN; encoded by the coding sequence ATGAATTTTCAAGCTGAGCCAGTGACAATAAATGCGCTATTGTCAGTTAGTAAACAATATTTTATCCCTAGATACCAAAGAGAGTTTTCTTGGACAAAAGAAAACATTGATGAGCTATGGTCTGATTTGATTAATTCTATCATCCAAACGGAATCAGGCTATGAATGTGAAGAATACTTTATCGGGACGTTAGTCTTGGCTGGACCAGATGACAGCTTCGAGATAGAAGTTGTAGACGGGCAACAAAGATTAACCGTAATCACTATGTTAATCTCTGCATTGTGTAGAGCACTGAATAGCATAGGTGTAGTTCGAGCTGCGCAATCTACATTTGAAACTTACATAAAAGGCTCAGACCGAAGAGGAAACGAGTTTGCAAAGCTAGACAAGCGTTCTTCTACGAACTACTTTCAGTTATTAGTCCAAGACCTAGAGCCACATCAATGTATACCCCAATCTGAAGAAGATACCCTCGTTAAAAATGCCTTTGATCAAATTGCTAAACTAGTAGGTAAGCCCTCTTTAAAAAAACTATTTGGTTTAACTGGCAAGGTTAGTAACGAGAAATATATAGAAATCCTCAATATACTTTTAGATTTAATTGTTGACCACCTGAAAGTTATTCGAGTAAATGTGCTGAATAGCGATGATGCCTACACTATTTTTGAAATACTCAACGCTCGCGGAATAAATCTAAGTCCAGTAGACCTTATAAAAAATAAAGTATTGCAAGAATGGGGGACAACATACCCAATTGATTTTGCAAAAGATAGGTGGAATGGAATTGTCAGCACCTTATCTTCGAGAGAAATATCGGTAGGGTTAGAAGAGTACACAATTCATCATTGGACGACGAAATTTGCTTATACTAGTAAGCGAAATTTATATAAGGCGTTCAAGAAGCAGTGGGATGGGGGTAACTTAATAGCTGAGGATTATCTGCAAGAACTTCATGATGACTGCCTGAGTTATATAAAAATAGTTTCTCCATTATCGACAGATTGGCCGCAAGCTGATCAAAGGGATATCTTCAATTCACTAAGCGCTTTAAGAGTTTTTAACGTAAGCATCATGCGTTCATTTCTATTGTCACTGTTTAAGGCGCGCAATAGAGGTATACTAAAACAAGCTAAGTTAATTGATACTCTGAAAAAAATTGAAAATTTCCACTTCATGTTTAATTCAATTTGTAGCTTGAGACCATCTGGTATAGAGGGAACATATGCCAAGTCAGCACGAAAGCTATCAAACACATCAGATAGCCGAGAAGCCAGAGAAACGATTGATGAACTTTTAACCACCTTAAGTCAGAAGAAACCGACTCAAGAAAATTTCATAGATAAATTTAATAAATTACAGTTTGTTAACGGGAACACCTCCCATAAAAAGCTGATTCAATATATATTTATTAAATTTGAGCGATCATTGAGGAACAGTAATGAGTTTGAACCAAGTGATTTATCAATAGAACATATCTTGAGCCAATCTACATCTGACATAAATAAAGAAATAATAGGCTCTATAGGTAATTTACTACCGCTGGGTCAAAGTTGGAATGGTCAAGCAAATGTCAGTGACTTTTCTATTAAAAAGCAAATTTATCAGAATTCTGATTACCGAATCGTGGAGGAATTCTTAGCATCAGAAACACAAGATCATTGGACACCAGAAAATATAAGTACTCGCACAAATACACTCGCTCTTCGCGCATATACCGATGTTTGGAATTAG
- a CDS encoding DUF2059 domain-containing protein, producing MKIKSLLITILLATSCYSYADSESKQAKLNELVNVMDMDSMVEQMYSQMEAMMQNMSTQLRVQPSEQEIFDDYYSQMVLIMNEEMSWAKMEPLIVNIYDNNFTEKEINDILAFYKTETGQSLLLKMPAVMQESMQISQTLMQASIPKIQELAKNLSEDLAKSRNSQ from the coding sequence ATGAAAATTAAATCTCTACTCATCACGATACTCTTAGCGACTTCTTGTTACTCCTATGCCGACAGTGAATCAAAGCAAGCAAAATTAAATGAGCTAGTAAATGTAATGGATATGGACTCCATGGTTGAGCAAATGTATTCGCAAATGGAAGCAATGATGCAGAACATGTCCACGCAATTGAGGGTTCAACCTTCTGAGCAAGAAATTTTTGATGATTATTACAGTCAGATGGTTCTCATCATGAATGAAGAAATGAGCTGGGCCAAAATGGAGCCCCTCATTGTCAATATCTACGATAATAATTTCACGGAAAAGGAAATTAACGATATTTTGGCATTTTACAAAACAGAAACAGGGCAGTCTCTATTGTTAAAGATGCCAGCAGTGATGCAAGAATCGATGCAAATATCACAGACTTTAATGCAAGCTTCTATTCCAAAGATTCAAGAACTTGCTAAAAATCTAAGCGAAGATTTAGCAAAATCTCGAAACAGTCAATAA
- a CDS encoding VOC family protein produces the protein MVNLKIREIKPFVPAKDVECSKRFYQLIGFELVSEFGDIAYFKLGACSFLLQDFYKPVHSNNFMMHLLVEDAQHWYEHIQTLNLTEEFDTKVTELVVQPWGMLEFCVTDPSGVLWRIAENK, from the coding sequence GTGGTAAATTTAAAAATACGCGAAATAAAACCCTTTGTTCCTGCAAAGGACGTTGAATGCTCCAAGCGCTTTTATCAGTTGATTGGCTTTGAATTGGTATCCGAATTCGGGGATATCGCTTATTTTAAATTAGGTGCTTGCTCATTTTTACTTCAGGACTTTTATAAACCGGTCCACAGTAACAACTTTATGATGCACCTTTTGGTGGAAGATGCACAACATTGGTATGAACACATCCAAACACTAAATCTCACTGAAGAGTTTGATACCAAGGTTACTGAATTGGTTGTTCAACCTTGGGGAATGCTGGAGTTTTGTGTGACAGACCCTAGTGGTGTGTTGTGGCGCATTGCCGAGAACAAGTAA